From Acidobacteriota bacterium, one genomic window encodes:
- a CDS encoding VWA domain-containing protein has protein sequence MKSTILICATICSIFSVLSPAQSRRVTPVSGEQTKKVNERKPSLTQLPTPTPTPEEADENAVTDDSDVITVATELVTIPVKVLDRSGRFVGGLTKESFTVLEDNVPQEIAYFSNEQQPFTVALVLDMSYSAKFKAEEIQAAALSFINQLRPNDRVMIVSFDEEVFVNSEPTNDRRRLQSAIKQTKISTGTSLYDAMSLVFEKFKKIDGRKAIVLFSDGVDTTSKKSADFSNLRDALELDSLIYPIQYDTYYEVQAMKNQKVTVPPGKSPVPGRDDKNPFPFPFPTSGGIGGGGSGTFGDKGTTREEYQRADEYLNELANRTGGRLYPAATTANLTAAFTNIASELRAYYSLGFYPKEGAVPGTKHKIKVKIDKPGFAVKARSSYSVKNNEKAKK, from the coding sequence ATGAAATCGACGATACTCATTTGCGCGACGATCTGTTCCATTTTTTCCGTTCTGAGCCCCGCTCAGTCGCGACGGGTTACGCCCGTCAGTGGTGAACAAACGAAAAAGGTCAACGAACGAAAGCCCTCGCTTACACAGCTTCCGACACCGACGCCGACCCCGGAAGAAGCCGACGAAAACGCTGTAACAGACGATTCCGACGTCATCACCGTTGCAACCGAACTCGTCACGATTCCCGTCAAGGTGCTCGATCGCAGCGGGCGTTTCGTCGGCGGCCTGACGAAAGAGAGTTTCACCGTTCTCGAGGACAACGTGCCGCAGGAGATCGCTTATTTTTCCAACGAGCAGCAGCCTTTCACCGTCGCGCTGGTTCTAGATATGAGTTATTCGGCGAAATTCAAGGCCGAAGAGATTCAGGCGGCGGCGCTCTCGTTCATCAACCAGTTGCGGCCGAATGATCGGGTTATGATCGTCTCTTTCGACGAGGAGGTTTTCGTCAATTCAGAGCCGACAAACGACCGTCGGCGGCTTCAGAGCGCGATCAAGCAGACGAAGATCTCGACCGGAACAAGTTTGTATGATGCGATGAGTCTGGTGTTTGAGAAATTCAAGAAGATCGACGGACGCAAAGCGATCGTCCTTTTTTCTGACGGCGTCGACACGACAAGCAAGAAGTCGGCCGATTTCTCAAATCTGCGCGACGCGCTCGAACTCGATTCGCTCATCTACCCGATCCAGTACGACACGTATTACGAAGTTCAGGCGATGAAAAATCAGAAGGTCACGGTGCCGCCCGGAAAGAGTCCGGTCCCGGGACGCGACGACAAGAATCCGTTTCCGTTTCCGTTTCCGACAAGCGGTGGAATCGGCGGCGGCGGTAGCGGGACCTTCGGGGACAAAGGGACGACGAGGGAGGAATATCAACGCGCCGACGAGTATCTGAACGAACTCGCGAACCGGACCGGCGGACGTCTTTATCCGGCCGCGACCACCGCCAACCTGACGGCGGCATTCACGAATATCGCCAGTGAACTCCGTGCTTACTACAGTTTGGGTTTCTATCCGAAAGAAGGCGCGGTCCCGGGCACAAAACACAAGATCAAGGTAAAGATCGACAAACCCGGCTTCGCCGTCAAAGCCCGGAGCAGCTATTCGGTCAAGAACAACGAGAAAGCGAAGAAGTGA
- a CDS encoding DNA/RNA non-specific endonuclease, with protein MFAATAALVVIWVGAGFLSFGSAAATLFTEGFEAGGKTAYAAGNIALGSGSWYLDDALTGNTVSDRKTGSYSARVRNIGKVRMNFNAASAGTVSVQHAKYGTDGNSTWELWRSTNNGSTWTKVGATVTTSSTTIATASFTVNNATAIRFEIRKISGGTNRINIDNISITDYVAATPTPTPTITPTPTPPTSNSVHLTMGNPSNATTDALQPTNYLMEKSQYAMSYHRDNGRPNWVSWHLDTSWLGSTPRQDDFRADTTLPAGWYQVQGTDFSGSGYDRGHMCPSADRTKTVADNSSTFLMTNMIAQAPTNNQQTWANLESYSRTLANGGNELYIISGGQGTSGFIANGKVAVPSFTWKVIMVLPAGTNDVSRVTSGTRLIAVWMPNTNSVVSDWRTYRVSVDYVESLTGYDFFSNVPDAVEAQIESVVDNQLIEDWEMMPDKAAIEENLASSPDKKY; from the coding sequence ATGTTCGCGGCGACCGCCGCGTTGGTCGTAATTTGGGTTGGCGCCGGCTTTTTGAGCTTCGGATCGGCTGCCGCTACGCTTTTTACCGAAGGATTCGAGGCCGGCGGAAAAACCGCCTATGCCGCCGGGAACATCGCGCTCGGCAGCGGAAGTTGGTATCTCGACGATGCGCTGACCGGCAATACCGTGAGTGACCGGAAAACGGGGTCTTACTCGGCGCGGGTCAGAAACATCGGCAAGGTCCGAATGAACTTTAACGCCGCAAGCGCGGGAACGGTTTCGGTTCAGCACGCAAAGTATGGAACCGACGGGAACAGTACCTGGGAACTTTGGCGTTCGACCAATAATGGCTCGACGTGGACCAAGGTCGGCGCGACCGTAACGACAAGCTCGACGACGATCGCGACGGCGAGTTTCACGGTCAACAACGCGACGGCGATCCGTTTCGAAATTCGGAAGATCTCGGGCGGGACCAATCGGATAAACATCGACAACATTTCGATCACCGATTATGTCGCGGCAACTCCAACTCCGACACCGACCATAACACCGACGCCGACGCCTCCGACTTCGAACAGCGTTCATCTGACGATGGGAAATCCGTCGAATGCTACGACGGATGCTCTCCAACCGACCAACTATTTGATGGAAAAATCGCAATACGCAATGTCGTATCATCGCGACAACGGCCGTCCGAACTGGGTTTCGTGGCATCTCGACACGAGTTGGCTCGGCTCGACTCCGAGGCAGGACGACTTTCGTGCCGATACGACTTTGCCGGCCGGTTGGTATCAGGTTCAGGGAACCGATTTTTCGGGATCGGGTTACGACCGCGGCCATATGTGCCCGTCCGCCGACCGCACCAAGACGGTCGCAGACAACTCATCGACGTTTCTGATGACGAATATGATCGCGCAAGCGCCGACGAACAATCAGCAGACTTGGGCCAATCTTGAGAGCTACAGTCGCACGCTCGCCAATGGCGGCAACGAACTTTACATTATTTCGGGCGGCCAGGGAACTAGCGGTTTCATCGCCAACGGCAAGGTCGCCGTTCCTTCATTTACCTGGAAAGTCATAATGGTCCTGCCGGCGGGAACGAACGATGTTTCGCGTGTTACCAGCGGAACTCGACTGATCGCCGTTTGGATGCCGAATACTAACAGCGTCGTCAGCGATTGGCGCACATATCGCGTCAGCGTCGATTATGTCGAATCGTTGACCGGTTACGATTTCTTCTCGAACGTTCCGGACGCGGTCGAAGCGCAGATCGAATCGGTCGTCGACAACCAGTTGATCGAAGACTGGGAAATGATGCCGGACAAGGCGGCGATCGAGGAAAATCTTGCGTCGTCACCAGACAAGAAATACTGA
- a CDS encoding glucose-1-phosphate adenylyltransferase yields MSQYENVVSVILGGGAGTRLFPLTKDRAKPAVPLGGKYRLIDVPVSNCINSGITQIFVLTQFNSASLNRHISRTYRFSSFSTGFVEVLAAEQRKDSPDWFQGTADAVRQMIPHIRDFKVDTVLILSGDHLYRMDYRKFLERHYETNADVTISVIPCRPDEAEGFGLLKTNAKGKIVEFKEKPKGDELESMRVDTTNFGLTGEQAAARPYLASMGIYIFNYERLIELLSEDDGRVDFGKEIIPESIKRLNVQAHFFKGYWEDIGTIRAFYDANLDLASPLPKFNFFNTEDPIYTRTRYLPPSKIHNCDIDNSMVSEGCILSGVYARRSIIGLRSRIDHGTRIENSIIMGSDYFESLEDLTRNVDRQIPHIGIGKNTTIVRAIVDKNARIGDNVQLINRNNVETEDGVGGSYFIREGIVIVPKNAYVKDGTVV; encoded by the coding sequence ATGTCGCAATACGAAAATGTCGTGTCGGTGATTCTCGGCGGCGGAGCCGGAACGAGGCTCTTTCCGTTGACAAAAGACCGTGCCAAGCCGGCGGTTCCGCTTGGTGGGAAGTACCGTCTGATCGATGTTCCGGTATCAAATTGCATAAATTCGGGAATCACGCAGATTTTCGTACTCACGCAGTTCAACTCCGCTTCGCTCAATCGGCACATTTCACGGACGTATCGATTCTCGTCGTTCTCGACCGGATTCGTCGAAGTTTTGGCGGCCGAACAACGCAAGGATAGCCCCGACTGGTTTCAGGGAACCGCCGATGCCGTCAGGCAGATGATCCCGCACATTCGCGACTTCAAGGTCGATACGGTTTTGATCCTTTCGGGCGATCATCTGTATCGAATGGACTACCGCAAGTTCCTCGAACGCCATTACGAGACGAACGCAGATGTCACGATCTCGGTGATTCCCTGCCGTCCGGACGAGGCCGAAGGCTTTGGACTGCTGAAGACGAACGCCAAGGGCAAGATCGTCGAATTCAAGGAGAAACCGAAAGGCGATGAACTCGAATCGATGCGCGTCGATACGACGAATTTTGGTTTGACCGGCGAACAAGCTGCGGCACGTCCATATCTGGCGTCGATGGGGATCTACATTTTCAATTACGAGCGTCTCATCGAGCTTTTGAGCGAGGACGACGGACGAGTCGATTTTGGCAAGGAGATCATTCCGGAATCGATCAAGCGGCTCAACGTTCAAGCGCATTTCTTCAAGGGCTACTGGGAAGACATCGGAACGATCCGCGCCTTTTACGACGCCAATCTCGACCTTGCCTCGCCGCTTCCGAAGTTCAATTTCTTCAATACCGAAGATCCGATCTACACGCGTACGCGCTATCTTCCGCCATCCAAGATTCACAACTGCGACATAGACAACTCGATGGTCAGCGAGGGCTGCATCCTGAGCGGTGTGTATGCGCGAAGATCGATCATCGGACTCAGGTCGAGAATCGATCACGGCACACGCATCGAGAATTCGATAATAATGGGCTCGGACTACTTCGAGTCGCTCGAGGATCTGACGCGGAACGTCGACCGTCAGATTCCCCATATCGGGATCGGGAAGAACACCACAATCGTCCGCGCGATCGTCGACAAAAACGCGAGAATCGGTGACAACGTCCAGTTGATAAACAGGAATAACGTCGAGACCGAGGACGGAGTCGGCGGGAGCTACTTTATCCGCGAGGGCATCGTCATCGTGCCGAAAAACGCATATGTGAAAGATGGAACGGTCGTGTAG
- a CDS encoding ABC transporter substrate-binding protein yields the protein MKIALKIVALVAIAFAAACGSAPTPIAETKPGNAGRAVRDDLDNLVVLPDTVTRAVSLAPNLTEIVFAVGAGDRLVGVTSYCNFPAETASIQKVGDTLKPNIESIIALKPDVVFVSTASQLETFTKTLNEQKIAVFVTNPNSLEGIYKSIEKIGAVFKSQSAGKLIADLKARVEAVESKTAKATKPKVLVQLDKSLFTIGRDSYLTDLVARAGGISATANIEKAYAQLSKESALALDPEVIILSDSSDNKEPSDVFRNSRALKGGRVYRIDADVMSRPGPRAVDALEQIAAALHPEIFKK from the coding sequence ATGAAAATTGCATTGAAGATCGTTGCATTGGTCGCGATCGCGTTTGCAGCAGCCTGCGGGTCGGCACCGACTCCGATTGCGGAAACTAAACCGGGAAATGCCGGTCGCGCGGTTCGTGACGACCTCGACAACCTCGTCGTTTTGCCCGATACAGTGACGCGCGCGGTCTCGCTTGCCCCGAATCTGACCGAGATCGTTTTCGCGGTTGGTGCGGGCGACCGGCTTGTCGGCGTGACGAGTTACTGCAATTTCCCGGCCGAAACCGCAAGTATTCAGAAGGTCGGGGATACTCTCAAGCCGAACATCGAATCGATCATCGCGCTCAAACCCGACGTTGTCTTCGTCTCCACCGCTTCACAACTAGAGACCTTCACAAAGACGCTGAACGAGCAAAAGATAGCCGTTTTTGTGACAAATCCAAACTCCCTCGAAGGAATCTACAAGAGCATCGAAAAGATCGGCGCAGTTTTCAAGTCGCAGTCTGCCGGAAAGTTGATCGCCGATCTGAAGGCGCGTGTCGAGGCGGTCGAATCAAAAACCGCGAAGGCGACTAAACCGAAGGTGCTCGTCCAACTCGACAAGTCTCTATTCACGATCGGGCGAGACTCGTATCTGACCGATCTCGTCGCACGCGCGGGCGGAATTTCGGCGACGGCGAACATTGAAAAGGCTTACGCGCAGCTCAGCAAAGAATCGGCTTTGGCGCTCGACCCTGAGGTGATCATCCTGTCCGACAGCAGCGATAACAAAGAGCCGTCCGACGTGTTTCGAAACTCGCGCGCGTTGAAGGGCGGGCGTGTTTACCGGATCGACGCCGACGTGATGTCGCGCCCGGGACCGCGCGCGGTCGATGCGCTTGAACAGATCGCGGCCGCGCTCCATCCGGAGATCTTTAAGAAGTGA
- a CDS encoding iron ABC transporter permease, with the protein MRVDAAQNFARPRRFGGVLILLLVGALALAAFFGSERLNFSDLSATDSTILFDIRLPRVLLGATVGASLAVAGASLQALLRNPLAEPYLLGVSNGAALGTMLAFVLFADIEFVRPLMAFGGAALATFAVYQMAQSRAGMNVERLVLSGVIVTTFLSSIIVLLTSMLDATRLRSFTFWLLGDLSQATKGGFYVTLVVVVIGTIVLTSQARALNLMMIGERDAFDFGVEVKRVRLIVFSTAAALVGVSVAASGSVGYVGLIVPHLIRLTVGSDNRFVIPYSAVAGAVFVLCADTFARTVIAPRELPVGAITALIGAPLFIYLLRKT; encoded by the coding sequence GTGAGAGTTGACGCCGCGCAAAATTTCGCAAGACCGCGCCGATTCGGCGGTGTGCTGATCTTGCTGCTCGTCGGCGCCTTGGCGCTGGCCGCCTTTTTCGGCAGCGAACGACTGAACTTTTCCGATCTAAGCGCAACCGATTCGACCATCCTTTTCGATATCAGACTGCCGCGAGTTTTGCTTGGCGCAACGGTCGGCGCGAGTCTTGCGGTCGCGGGCGCGAGTTTGCAGGCGCTGCTCCGAAACCCTTTGGCGGAACCGTATTTGCTCGGTGTTTCGAACGGCGCGGCGTTGGGCACGATGCTCGCGTTCGTGCTTTTTGCGGATATCGAATTCGTCCGGCCGTTGATGGCGTTCGGCGGAGCCGCGCTGGCGACGTTCGCGGTCTATCAAATGGCGCAGTCGCGCGCCGGAATGAATGTCGAACGGCTCGTTCTTTCGGGCGTCATCGTGACGACCTTTTTGTCGTCGATCATAGTCTTGCTGACGTCGATGCTGGATGCGACGCGGCTGCGCTCATTCACGTTCTGGCTGCTCGGCGATCTTTCGCAGGCGACGAAAGGCGGGTTCTATGTGACCCTTGTCGTCGTTGTAATCGGAACGATCGTCCTGACCTCGCAGGCGCGCGCCTTGAACCTGATGATGATCGGTGAGCGCGACGCGTTCGATTTCGGGGTCGAGGTAAAACGCGTTCGGCTGATCGTTTTTTCGACGGCAGCGGCGCTCGTCGGAGTGTCGGTTGCGGCGAGCGGATCCGTCGGATACGTCGGACTGATCGTCCCGCATCTGATCCGTTTGACCGTCGGGAGTGACAATCGTTTTGTGATTCCGTATTCGGCGGTCGCCGGCGCCGTTTTCGTACTTTGCGCGGACACGTTCGCACGCACGGTGATTGCGCCGCGCGAACTTCCGGTCGGCGCGATCACGGCGCTCATCGGAGCACCGTTGTTCATATATCTTTTGCGCAAGACGTGA
- a CDS encoding ABC transporter ATP-binding protein — protein sequence MLSVENISVAYAETPIVSGVSLELVPGKTIALVGANGAGKTTLLKALNGTLPLAAGTILLGDRRLADYSRREIARMVAVVAQETETSFPVSALEFVLAGRFAHGAAFGWESVADHSVARTALELCDLKGYESRLMNKLSGGERQRVVLARALATEARILLLDEPTANLDLAHQAMMFRLVRERCRTCESSAIIITHDLNLASEFADEVILLERGRIVAKGAPREVLTRENIQRVFDVNVLLDENPVSRNVRVTTVY from the coding sequence ATGCTATCAGTTGAGAACATTTCCGTAGCCTACGCTGAAACGCCGATCGTCTCGGGCGTTTCGCTGGAGCTCGTTCCCGGAAAGACCATCGCGCTCGTGGGCGCGAACGGCGCCGGAAAGACCACGTTGCTGAAAGCGCTTAACGGTACGCTTCCGCTCGCGGCGGGAACGATCTTGCTCGGAGATCGCCGACTGGCCGATTATTCCCGCCGCGAGATCGCGCGGATGGTTGCCGTGGTGGCGCAAGAAACCGAGACCAGTTTCCCGGTTTCGGCGCTTGAGTTCGTACTCGCCGGAAGATTCGCGCACGGTGCCGCTTTTGGCTGGGAATCCGTAGCCGATCACAGCGTTGCGCGAACCGCTCTTGAACTCTGCGATCTCAAGGGTTACGAAAGCCGCTTGATGAATAAATTGTCGGGAGGTGAACGCCAACGCGTCGTGCTCGCCCGCGCGCTCGCGACCGAGGCGCGGATCTTGCTGCTCGACGAACCGACGGCGAATCTCGATCTGGCGCATCAGGCGATGATGTTCCGGCTTGTCCGCGAACGCTGCCGAACGTGTGAGTCTTCGGCGATCATCATCACGCACGATTTGAATCTGGCGTCCGAGTTCGCCGACGAAGTGATCCTGCTCGAACGCGGTCGGATCGTCGCAAAAGGCGCACCGCGCGAGGTTTTGACGCGTGAAAATATTCAGAGGGTTTTCGACGTAAACGTCTTGCTGGACGAGAATCCGGTGAGCCGCAACGTCAGAGTGACGACCGTTTATTAG